From a region of the Capricornis sumatraensis isolate serow.1 chromosome 22, serow.2, whole genome shotgun sequence genome:
- the TREM2 gene encoding triggering receptor expressed on myeloid cells 2 produces MELVGLLILLAVTELSRAHNTTVFQGTMGRSLRVSCPYNSLKHWGRRKAWCRQLGEEGLCQQVVSTHPSWLLSFLKRRNGSTAITDDALGGTLTITLRNLQAHDAGLYQCQSLHGSEADTLRKVLVEVLADSRDYQDPGDLWIPEGSESFENAQVEHSISRSLSEEESPFPPTSILFLLACIFLSKLLAASALWAAAWHGQKQRPPQASGPDCGHNPGYQLQTLTELRDI; encoded by the exons ATGGAGCTTGTCGGGCTGCTCATCCTGCTCGCTGTCACAG AGCTGTCCCGAGCGCACAACACCACGGTGTTCCAGGGCACGATGGGCCGGTCCCTGCGGGTCTCCTGCCCCTACAACTCCTTGAAGCACTGGGGGAGACGCAAAGCCTGGTGCCGCCAGCTGGGTGAAGAAGGCCTGTGCCAGCAAGTGGTCAGCACCCACCCCTCGTGGCTGCTGTCCTTCCTGAAGAGGCGCAACGGGAGCACGGCCATCACAGACGACGCCCTGGGGGGCACACTCACCATCACGCTGCGGAATCTTCAAGCCCACGACGCTGGCCTCTACCAGTGCCAGAGCCTCCATGGCAGCGAGGCTGACACCCTCAGGAAGGTCCTGGTGGAGGTGCTGGCTG ACTCCCGTGATTACCAGGACCCTGGAGATCTCTGGATCCCTGAGGGGTCCGAGAGCTTCGAGAATGCCCAGGTGGAGCACAGCATCTCCAG gagcctttcgGAAGAGGAGAGCCCCTTCCCACCCACTTCCatccttttcctcctggcctgcaTCTTTCTCAGCAAGCTTCTAGCAGCCAGCGCCCTCTGGGCTGCAGCCTGGCATGGGCAGAAACAACGGCCACCCCAGGCCAGTGGACCAGACTGTGGCCACAACCCAGGTTACCAGCTCCAAACTCTGACAG AGCTGAGAGACATATGA